From a region of the Hippopotamus amphibius kiboko isolate mHipAmp2 chromosome 3, mHipAmp2.hap2, whole genome shotgun sequence genome:
- the LOC130848208 gene encoding cytochrome c oxidase subunit 7C, mitochondrial-like, with product MLGQSIQRFTTSVVHRSHYEEGPGKNLPFSVENKWRLLAVMTLYFRSGFAAPFFIVRHQLLKK from the coding sequence ATGCTGGGACAAAGCATCCAGAGGTTCACAACCTCTGTGGTCCATAGGAGCCACTATGAGGAGGGTCCAGGGAAGAATTTACCATTTTCAGTAGAAAACAAGTGGCGGTTACTAGCTGTGATGACTTTGTACTTTCGGTCTGGATTTGCTGCACCTTTCTTTATAGTAAGACACCAACtgcttaaaaaataa